In the genome of Elusimicrobiota bacterium, the window TATAATGACACCACATGGTACGAGTATGTGGAGGGCGTATGGATTAACCAGGGCACCACCGGGCCGGTAACGCCAAAACTTATAAAAAAGAAAAGAACGGATGTCCGGGATCTTTATAGCGTGACATTACAATATGAACTTGCAAAAAACTTTTTTGTATCAGCATATTATTCTTCTACACAGAATAAGTCAAATTTTAATGTGTCCGATTATGAAGACAAAAATTACCAGAAAACGTACTATTATTTTGGTGTAACCTTGAAAATATAAGGGAACTTATTATACACAACAATCGTCTTATATAATTATATTAAATACAGAATGCCGGGGAAGTTGATGAATACAGATACTGAACATACAAAATCCGAATCTGAGCAGGACCGTGAACTTATAGCCCGTGCAGCTGGGAATAACGTTACTGCGTTTGAAGAACTTATTAAGAAATATGAATTAACAGTTTACGGTATTGCCCGCGCGTTTATGGGAAATGATCCTGATGCCGCTGACCTTGCACAGGATGTGTTTATCAAAATATTTAAATCCTTAAAATCCTTCCGCCATGAATCAGCGTTTTCCACTTGGCTTTACCGTATAGTGTACACCACTTTTGTGGATTATAAAAAGTCAGGCAAAGCTAAAAACATTGCCGTATCAGTACCAATCGATGATGCTGTTAATATTGCCGCGCCGGGTGATGATCCCGGTATTTCCGCGCAAAAGGAGCAGGTTAGGGATATTGTATCCCAGGCATTACTCATGATCCCCGAGAATTTTCGATTACCCGTGATAATGTATGACATACAGCGATTTGATTATCAGGAGATCGCGGAGATCACAAAAACCAACCTTGGTACCGTAAAATCGAGGATTAACCGCGGGCGTGAGATGTTACGAAAAAAAATAGTTGAAAATTGGGGGAACATTTCTTAGTATCGCATCGTCTAAAGCTATAAGAAGAAGTATTTAGGAGAAAAAGTGTTATGAATGAACAAAGAATAGTGGAAGCCCTGAACAATATGAAACCTGCGGAATTACCAGCAGGGTTTGATCAGAACCTGCATTTAAAACTCGCAGAAACAGCACAGGAGAATGTAAAACCCGCAAGCGTATTTTCAAAGTTTACCACAAGTTTTAACTCAAACTACGTTTTAGTATACGCGTTCAGTACCGCAATGTTTCTTTTGATAGGCCTTGCGGGAATCCAGAAGATGATGAATACAACAACGACACAGTATGCAGGTGAAAAATCTGCGGTGATCTTAAGCGCGGATAAGGGCGCGGGAAGTTTGACAACCTGTGCAGCTACGGACTCTGTAGGGTTAAACCAGGAGTCGTATTTAAGGTTAAATTTTAAGTCAGGAAAAGATATCAAAGGCATATCTTTCGAAGTTACCCTTCCTGAAGGAGTAATAGCGGTCGGCCAGGAGGGAAACAGCCGTAAAGTAGGGTGGAACACG includes:
- a CDS encoding sigma-70 family RNA polymerase sigma factor, translated to MNTDTEHTKSESEQDRELIARAAGNNVTAFEELIKKYELTVYGIARAFMGNDPDAADLAQDVFIKIFKSLKSFRHESAFSTWLYRIVYTTFVDYKKSGKAKNIAVSVPIDDAVNIAAPGDDPGISAQKEQVRDIVSQALLMIPENFRLPVIMYDIQRFDYQEIAEITKTNLGTVKSRINRGREMLRKKIVENWGNIS